The Hevea brasiliensis isolate MT/VB/25A 57/8 chromosome 1, ASM3005281v1, whole genome shotgun sequence DNA segment aaatcaactcatctcttctttatagtttgatttgtattgagtaagagtgagtgttgaaatattaaattgcatttaagagaggttgtacaagcacctattgaagcttgagagagaaagtgcttgtgatagcatttgtgaaggtttcaagctaccttggtaaaagcttggtgttgaaaagttgtaaagggcttttggtctcttgccttcaaaagagcaaatagtggagagaatactcaaagagggttctttgagagagtggatgtaggcaagttaagccgaaccactataaaaatcattgtgtttgatctctctaaccttgacctctttacttttgtgcaatttaaatttttccttatatacatgatattgaatgttggttgaatagattgaattgataaatttgtggacatattgagtgacttgaaatttagttgtatattgtatgatgcttgctttgttagatattgccatatacattgattgaggcttgaattgcaacttaggaacacattgttgaagcacacATTACTTTCATTTTATATTGAAAAGCacttagttgaacaaagccacaatttttcattaggctacaagcaagggctgaaaaattgttaaagtccaattcacccccctcttggactattttgggacaacaaattggtatcagagctcgtctctcttgcttagggtcttacaaccttggagtgatccacaatggctagttcatctagtaatTCTGCAGGTATACCCGCACCATTagttgaaggctactcaatcactagaccaccactcttcaatggcactaattattcattttggaaagtaagaatgagaaatttcatacaatctgtagatattgatgcatagagaattattaaaaatggtccacatgttcctcaaaagaatggtccaggAACTTCAAAGGTTCCAAAacttgaagatgaatatgatgacaatgattggaagaaaatttctataaatgctaaagctattaatattttgcattgctcacttgaccttaatgaatacaatcgtatttcaggatgtcaatctgctaaggaaatttgggataagcttgaagtgacttatgaaggaattgatgttgttaaagagtccaaagcaaaccttcttattcgagattatgagctgtttgaaatgaggccaggggagtcaattgcggatatgagtacaaggtttactgatcttgtaaatcttctcaaagcacttggtaaaagatttgaggaagctgaacttgtgaagaaaattcttagatcacttccaaaatcttgggaagcaaagacaacagttatccaagataccaaagattttaaaacattcacttatgatgaactcattggatctctcattgcacatgagatggtatacaagaaagatgaagttgaaaatgagcaaaagaagaagaaaatcattgctctcaagtcaaataaggatgaagaaaagaagaaaggagttgcattcaaagttgactcaagtgacaactcaaatgcttcaagtgatgatgatgatgaaatggctatgcttgcaagaaaattcaaacgagctttcaagaagggagaaagcaaatacaagaaattcttgaaaaagtatactcccaaggataaacatttcagagattcaaaagaagaaattgtatgttatgagtgtcacaaacctggacatattaagcccaaatgtccattactcaaaaagaagaaaggaaaagaagataggagcaagaaagctatgaaagtagtatggagcaacagtgaagaatcttcaaatgatgaatcaagtgacaaagagactgctcttctttgtatgatggcacttgaagagaaagtcaagagttcacaaaaggaagaagaaagtgacaatgaggtaaattcttatgaatctcctaatgtagaagaacttgaacttgcatttgctagagtatatgatgagtatagaaattataagagaaaatacagtaaaatgaatttagagattgaatcattgaaatcacaaaatattgccatgtccaatgtgtataaagaaaatgaattttacaaaggacaaattgctttgtttaaagaactagacttagagttaaaaacctcaaaagaaacttatgaaatgctcattgagaaaaataaagttcttgaagctaaagtagagtctttgataaatgatttggcaaaatttacaaaaggaaaagaaactctagatgtacttcttggaaaccaaagaatttcaaatgagaaatatgaaattggttttgatggtttcatgaaatatgacaagtacaagaatcatttcattaaagcatctacatcctccttgcctaatgttacatgttattattgcaataaaaaaggtcatatgattagttcttgtgcacttaggaaaggtcatcttaaggtaaagaaggtatgggtaccaagggaaccttacctaaggtcactaacccccaaggacccaaagttgcttgggtacctaaagttcaatgattaaatttcaggtttgtttcaaagggatgaaggaaagtgataaatggtatatagatagtggttgttcaaagcatatgactggtgaaaaggacaagttttcaaaaatcacaatgaaagatggaggatacgtaaaatttggagataaagggaaaggaaaaataattggaaatggcacaataggaaccaaaccttgtattgaagatgtgtCGCTTGTTAAAGGATTGAagtacaacttgctaagtgtaagccaactttgtgataaaggttttgaggtaaaattcacttcttctctatgtacaatcaataacttagataatgacacattgttcattgccaatagatctaataatgtttacctgcttgacatgaataattttgaaactaatcatggtacatgtctagtatctcttgataactctagttatttgtggcatagaagactgggtcatgtaagcatgcatacactctcaaaattgtctaagaaagaacttgttaatggtcttcctaagattaattatgaaaatgaatttcaatgtagaacatgtgcactaggaaagcatactagagcatcttttaaatctaaaaatattgtgtctaccactaggccattagaattgcttcatcttgatttatttggacccgtaactccttctagtcttggtggaaagtcatatgctttagttattgttgatgactattcaagatatacatggacatttttccttgctcataaagatgaaacttttgaaaaattcacctcttttagtaaaatggttcaaaatgaaaaaggcttttgcaactcatctataagaagtgaccatggaactgaatttgaaaatcatttgtttgagaaatattgtgataaacatggaatcaatcataatttttcagctcctagaacaccacaacaaaatggggcaGTGGAAAGGAAAAaaaggactttgcaagaaatgactagaactatgttgagtgaaaataatttgccaaaatacttttgggctgaagctgttaatacatcttgctatgtgttgaatagagttttgattagaccaatttaaaaagaccccctatgagctatggaaaggaaggaaaccaaatatctcatatttcaaagcatttggttgtaagtgctacattttaaataacaagaaggataacttgaagaaatttaatgcaaaatccgatgaaggaatctttcttgggtattcaacaaagagtaaagcctatagagtgttcaatagaagaactttggttattgaggaaactattcatgttttgtttgatgagactaacccttctattagaaggaaaaatgtttgtgatgataataatgagcaggtttttggaaaagaaaatataatatcaagtcaagaaatggaacaaattgatgacaaagatgaagaaactcaaggagaaactacaatagatgtccataatgctaatgaagatcaaatcaatgaagaaatgccaaatttggaagaattacaagtaaatgaaCCCCAACATGATGATTTACccaaagaatggagattccatataaatcatccccaagaagacattattgatgatccatctcagaggatgatgactagagcacaattgagaagatattttggtaatgttgcttttgtttcacaaattgaacctaaatgttttgaagatgctcaaaatgatgaaagttggattcttgccatgcaagaagaactaaatcaatttgtgagaaataaagtttggaatttagtgcctaaaccaaaagatcattcaattattggtactaaatgggtttttacaaacaaaatggatgaaaaaggcaatgttgttagaaacaaagttagactagtggctcaaggctacaaccaagaggaagggattgattttgatgaaacctttgctacggttgctagaattgaagctattagaatgttgtgtgcctttgcatgttacaaggattttatgctttatcaaatggatgttaagagtacatttttaaatggttatattgatgaggaagtgtatgttgcacaacctccaagctttgaaaatcatgagcatccaaatcatgtttataaacttactaaagctttatatggtttaaagcaagctcctagaacatggtatgaaaggcttagtaaattccttttacaaaatgattttcaaagaggcaaagtggatacaacactttttgttaagaagcatcataatgatatgctcattgtgcaaatttatgttgatgatataatttttagtgctactaacgaatctctttgcaagaaattttctaagattatgcagaatgaatttgaaatgagcatgatgggtgagctcacattcttccttggacttcaaattaagcaaatgaatgatggcatcttcataaatcaatcaaagtacatcaaggatatgctaaagaaatttaaaatggaatatttgaagagcatgggcactcctatgagttcaacaatcaaaattgacaatgatgaaaaaggtaaagaagtggatacaaagctttatagaggtatgattggctctcttttgtaccttactgcatctagaccagacatacactttagtgtttgcttgtgtgcaagatttcaatcatgtccaaaagaattccatttaagtgcagttaaaaggatctttagatatctcattggtacatactcaattggtttatggtatccaaaatgtgaatcatttaatcttgttggttatagtgattctgattttgctggaagtagactggatagaaaaagtacttcaggtacttgtcaatttcttggtcttgcactagtttcctggcacagtaagaaacaaacttcagtagctttatttacagctgaggcagaatatatagctgctggtagttgtgttgctcaaattttatggatgaaacaacaattggaagattttggtttaaaatataatcttgttccaattaagtgtgacaacacaagtgccataaacttgatcaaaaatccagtccaacattcaagaactaaacatattgagatcagacatcattttattagagataatgttcaaaatggaaatatcaaaatcgagtttgttgcctctgaaaatcaacttgctgacatttttacaaaacctcttaatgaagaaacattttgtagaattagaagggaaattggtatgtgtgaactatttgtttgaaatttaattcataatcatttcatgttttacattttgttTAATATGTGAGTGATCTGCTGTAATATAAGTTTGCTAAGAAATCTTTAAAGaatattagctaacttgtttgtgtactcgtgaaattagtttactaagttgtatgctaatattgcgtgactaaaattagtttgctatatcatgtactgttcaaatttcaaaccaaaaggTGATTGTTCTTGAAATTTTCTGCGTGTCCAGCAATGCATTCATCCTTTCACATTTGATATCACATTCTCAGTGCTGTGTCAGACatgtagaaatgtttatttgtgcaTATAGGGATAGATAGACttgtttgaaatataaaataaaataaaataaaaagtaagaaaactggttcagttgaaagtacagtgacactgaaaagcgcgggactcaagaggaCTTAAACCCTCTGCCACACGAAACCCCCACGCTCTCTCTCCTCTGCATCAATTCCCGACAACTCCCACAATCAACCCATTCTCTCTTTCCGGCAAAATATACCCTAACCCATCAAATATCTCGACTCTCCTTTCCTCTTCCACTCTTTACTCACCGAAAAACCATTATAagattttcatttcttttatggCTCGCACCAAACGAAAGTCACCTGTTGCTGCGGCTGCTTTGTCTACAGCTGCTTTGTCTGCGGCCTCCGACGATGTCCCTATCGCCACATTGCGAAAGAAATTAAAAGGGAAGAAAACCTTACCTGCCTCGAAATCAGCAAGTGAGTCTTCAACTCCATCCAAGGGTGTCGAATCCCCTATATCGACgccggaaaagaaaaagaagggacAAAAGCAAGGGATTGATACCCAGCGAAAATTGCGTGCCGTAAAGTCTTCGGGTTCAGTGGATAAAGCGCTGTTGGATTGCAAATTTATCAAATGGGAATACTTCAATCAGGTAAACTTTCAATTCAAAGagctttttgagtttcaaggatGGTTGGATGTGTGTGAATGTGCAAATGAGTATTACCCTAGGCTTGTTCAAGAATTTTATAGGACCTTGAGAACAGTTGATGATGAGGATAAATTTGAGGTGATTTTGAATGGCAGTATATATGGTGTTTCTGTTGAACTGATAGCTACGGCTTTGAAATCGCCCAATGATGGAaacaaaatttctacacataaggatgttgctagggTAGCAGGATTCAATTTGGTTGAGTTTGAAAATGAGGTGTTCCCTGCTAACACTGCTAAAAATGAAAAGTCCACTAGCACAAAAGCACTTCAACATATCAAAATCATTCACTgtatggtgaactacattttctgtcctaaatctggaagctatggttatttgagtcacttggacatgtgtattatgtggcacattgtgaataaagttaggatgaatttggcttatttgattttcaagaacatgtgcaaagctcatgggattggaaaactgctgTATGCACATCTTTTGTCTGCTGTGTTTACGGAGCTGAATGTGAATGTCTCTAAGGAAAGCTCTAGGACTGAATTGATGGTGCTTAGAGAAATACACTCAGACACTGATGGGAGAAAGAAAAGGTTTGAAAAGGGTGGTTCCTCCTCTGCTAAGGTTGGTTCTGATTCTGCTAGTGAATTTTTGAGTGAACTTCAAGGGATAAAAGCTACTGTCAATGAACAATTTAGTTCAACCAATCAGTCCCTTGACATTCTGAGAAAATATGTGGATGTGGTTGACTACAAAGTGAGTCACCTGctcactcaaaatgaggaattgaAGAGGCTAATTATGGATCTTCAGGAGGCCAAAGAAACTGGTGTTCCAACTAAAGTTGAGGCTGCTACTCAAGTCTCTGCTGACAAGGGTGAAAGCAATAAGGTTGGTGAGTCCCCTGCTGCTATGGCACATGAAAGTGACCATGTAGCTGAACCTGAGCTTGAACCTGCAGTAGAAGCCCCTGTTGAACATGCTACTGAACAGGTCATTGAACCTAAAATTGGCCTTGCAGCTGATATACCTACTGAGCATGATGGTGAAAAGATTGTAGAACCTGAAGGTGAGCTACCAAAGGATGGTGAAAAGGCTCTAGAATCTGAAAAAGTTGTTGAAACTGGTGTTGAAACTGCTGCTGCCCCTACACAGCAGAAGGAAGCTTCTCTCAAGGATCACCAAGAGAGTGCTCCCACTCAGCTATCTGCAGTTGCTGCCCCTGCAGCCAAGAAAGGGAGAAAAAGGACTAAATCCACCTTGTCAAGTCCATACCAAACTCTCGCTGCTGCTCTTCAACCACCTTCTGATGAAGATGAGGCATAGAAGGGTGATCAAGTGGCTGACCAAGGAACTCAGCCACCTGCTGCTAAATCGACCAGGAAGAAGTTGGTGCCTTCCAAGTCCACTAGAAGGAGCAAAAGACTTAAATGATTCCCATCTAATCTGGATTTTTAGTTTCCTATTTGCATAtttagtttactagtctgtttgctaatattggtttttagtttgctactgttcCCTTTACTGCGTTCACATTTAGGctaacatgattttttttttgttattttctcctgtttcctttttgattgatgacaaaaagggggagaataggatggatatgaatatgtgaatatgtgtgtgaatatgtgttgatacttgtgttgatggataTGAATGTGGtgatacttgtgttgatggatatgtgttcatACTTGTGTTAATATTTGTGGAATTTTTTTTGGAAATTGTGAATATGCTTTATAGCATAAACTCAGGGGGAGCTTGTGTACAGAAAATAGATTTCTTGGATATTATGcgcatatatttagggggagcattttcgGTATACTATACTGCTTGGATTCACATTCTCACATAAActttcacacacttttatttttttattgttgattcagttgagttttgtcatcatcaaaaagggggagattgttgaccccgtgtagctcaaaatgagcattgattttgatgataacaaaactcaaagagaatctatctaacccaacttcaaagtgatgtgtagattttttgtcttatgcataaagaacctttTCAAGTTGTATCTAAGGAaaaaggatactcaaaggcatttcaagacaaattcaAAATGAGAAAAGGACAAAAttatggaagccaagactcaaagaaaaggtatgaaaggcatagtattaaagattgagtcttaggtcttttgtgacaagaatggatgagaatttagtcatatggagctcaaaaatgaaattttattttctgattactttttctcatcatgaccttggatactaccattgaaatattttttaaggtctaaatcatttgacattgcaagttgagatatgcagctgttgacttagtttgctaactggtttgctaaattttttagtttgctaatgagtttgctaaaaaagttagtttactaaccagtttactgactgctcctaaaatttcattagtttgctaatttatcagagctgctcaatttcgcacaaaaggacaaaataacagctattttgtcttgggcagtgtgtataacgttccaaaagggtttcaaacgatCTAAAATGAtctgggactataaatacacattcttcacttcatttacacttgatgaaagcctacatttgaactccaacattgatttttcatttattactttcattcaagagctttaaagattttgagctaccattggcaaatcaactcatctcttctttatagtttgatttgtattgagtaagagtgagtgttgaaacattaaattgcatttaagagaggttgtacaagcacctattgaagcttgagagagaaagtgcttgtgatagcatttgtgaaggtttcaagctactttggtaaaagcttggtgttgaaaagttgtaaaaggcttttggtctcttaccttcaaaagagcaaatagtggagagaagactcaaagagggttctttgagagagtggatgtaggcaagttaagccgaaccactataaaaatcattgtgtttgatctctctaaccttgacctctttacttttgtgcaatttaaaattttccttatatacatgatattgaatgttggttgaatagattgaattgataaatttgtggacatattgagtgacttgaaaatttagttgtatattgtatgatgcttgctttgttagatattgccatatacattgattgaggcttgaattgcaacttaggaacacattgttgaagcacacATTACTTTTCATTTTATATTGAAAAGTACTTAGTTGAACAaaaccacaatttttcattaggctacaagtaagggccgaaaaattattaaagtccaattcaccccctcttggactattttgggacaacagatTGAAATCAAAGTTTAAAATACTTCAACATATAAAGCTATAATAGTATAAATGTATCGCTAATTTCAAATTACTCAATTTAAAGCCATAAAAGTATAAATATATCACTAATTTCAAATTACTCAATTTTTTAGAATGTTTTTTTAATTCATTAACCTTATACTTTCAATGAATCCTTAGCTTACAAACAAAGATGGAATTTAATTAAGGACAGCAGCCATGAAATGCGTGGCGGGCACCATGGGGCACATGGAAGGCTGTCGGCACCAGCCATGCAATGGCAACTCCGCGATCTAGAGAGATAAAGAGATCATTTCTGTATTTGTAGGTGTAGAAAGAGAAAGTCAAAACGCCAAATGGGAATTCTTCACGAATATCAACGCCGACTCTTACCCCAAGAACAACGTATGCTCATTTATTACCCTTTTAAAACCTCAAAGTCTTCTCTTCTCTAACTTTTGAAACTTTTCTTCTTCCAAAACCTTGGAAAAGGTTCTAATTTAatacccatctctctctctctctctctctctctctctcaatttccGTGTGTTGACTTTAACGTTAGCAACTTGCTTATCACCTCTTATCTCAATGTATAAATTGCCATGCCTTTATTTCCCATAGCGTTCCAACCTCTACAGCTAAACCATTAATTGGCATCTTGAGAGCTCATTTTCAGTTTCTTTATTTTCTGTTCATCTTGGTTTGCTTTGACATTCATTCGATTAATTAGATTCTTTTGCTGGAGTTATATAAGTTTGTTTTTggtctaaaatgaatgaaatcgaTGTCCCTTGTCATTTTCTTTGCCCGATTTCCCTGCAACTCATGAGAGATCCAGTTACAGTCTCCACTGGGATCACCTACGATAGGGAGAACATAGAAAGATGGTTATTTTCTTGCAAGAACAACACTTGTCCTGTCACGAAGCAAGTCTTGAATGATGAAGATTTAACCCCAAACCATACCCTTTGTCGCTTGATCCAATCATGGTGCATTCTCAATTCTTCCCATGGGATCGAGCGAATTCCAACTCCAAAACCACCCATTGACAAAACCCAGATTTCCAAACTTCTCAATGATGCCAAGATTCCACACTTGCAGCTCAAAATACTGAGGAAACTCAGATCGATCACGCTTGAAAGTGAAAGGAACAGAACTTGTCTTGAGGCTGCTGGTGCAGTTGATTTCTTGGTTTCAGTCATAAAGAAAGAAAACTCTAATTTGGTTGATGATATATTTGCAGATGATGTTGATGAATCTGAGCTCACAAGAGTAACCGATGAGGCATTAGCCATtctttatcatctcaaaatctcAGAAAACCGATTGAAGAATCTCATATCATCATCAAATGATGGTGGTGATGAGTTCATAGAGTCATTAACACAGATCTTGAAACACAGTAACTATCAATCCAGGGCTTATTCAACAATGTTGTTGAAGTCCATCTTTGAAATAGCTGATCCAATGCAGTTGATTAATATTAGACCACACATCTTTACAGAAATAGTACAGGTTTTGCGAGATCAGATCTCACAACAAGCATCAAAATTAGTATTGAAACTGCTCGTGGAGGTATGTCCATGGGGAAGAAACAGAATAAAAGCAGTAGAAGGTGGTGCAATTTCAGTCTTGATTGAGTTACTCCTTGAAATATCAGACAAGAGAGCTTGTGAGCTAATACTAATCGTTTTGGATCTGCTTTGTGGCTGTGCTGAAGGAAGAGCAGAGTTGTTGAAGCATGGAGCTGGACTAGCAATCGTTTCCAAGAAAATTCTTAGGGTTTCTCATGTGGCAAGCGACAGGGCTGTGAGAATTTTGAGATCTATTTCCAGGTTTTCCGCAACTTCTAGGGTTCTTCAAGAAATGTTGCAGGTTGGTGTTGTGGCCAAACTGTGTTTGGTGCTGCAAGTAGATATCAGTTTCAAGAGCAGGGAGAG contains these protein-coding regions:
- the LOC110647323 gene encoding E3 ubiquitin-protein ligase PUB23-like, producing MNEIDVPCHFLCPISLQLMRDPVTVSTGITYDRENIERWLFSCKNNTCPVTKQVLNDEDLTPNHTLCRLIQSWCILNSSHGIERIPTPKPPIDKTQISKLLNDAKIPHLQLKILRKLRSITLESERNRTCLEAAGAVDFLVSVIKKENSNLVDDIFADDVDESELTRVTDEALAILYHLKISENRLKNLISSSNDGGDEFIESLTQILKHSNYQSRAYSTMLLKSIFEIADPMQLINIRPHIFTEIVQVLRDQISQQASKLVLKLLVEVCPWGRNRIKAVEGGAISVLIELLLEISDKRACELILIVLDLLCGCAEGRAELLKHGAGLAIVSKKILRVSHVASDRAVRILRSISRFSATSRVLQEMLQVGVVAKLCLVLQVDISFKSRERAREILKLHSRVWKNSPCIPAHLMSSYPSSS